The window TTTTGAATCCTTACTATTATAAAAGGGGAAAAAAATGGAATAGGAGGTTGGCTCTTTTTTATCTAATCTTTCTTCTCCCCATTGGAAAAAAGGCCAAAGTAAGGATTGGCGTTTGTACTTTCCTTCATGTTCTTTTTTGGAATAGAGTGGGAAGATTCGAAAATCACTCCTTGTTTCAGAGCCTCCCCACATCACCAAGGGCCAAACGATGGATTTGGCTTCATAGGTTTTGTACTTCCATTCGGAATATATAGGAAATAGAACATAACCTAATTCTTGGTAAGAAAGTTTGTTTCTGATTTTTCCATAGATAGGAAAAACACTGAAATAGTTTTCTCTTTGTGATTCTCCCTTACCCCAAATCAAAAGAGGAGTGAAAAGAATGTCTTCGTCTTCGTCACCTTCTTCATGTTTGAATCCTGTCCCACTAAAGAAAAACAAGGAGGACCAAGTATACCAGTAATTGGTTTCTTCTTTATAATAAAAAGGTGAGAGATAACTTTTAAAACGAAAGGCATAGGTTTTATCCTGGAAACCAATGTAAAAGGGGCGAAAGGCTAAATAACTTTGGCGTCCTCTTTTTTCCGATTCATATAAAAACCAAAATTGATGGTAATCAGATTTGATATCTTCTGTAAAAGAATTGGGTAGTTTGGCTAAAACTCCGGAACTGAGAAAGAAGAGACAAAAAACAATTCCGAATTGAATTTTAAAGCGGGAATCCACGTAATTTCAATATCTTCAAGTTTCAAGAAAAGGAATCAAGTGATTTCATGATCCAAACCAAAATAGCACTGCTTTTCGGGGGTATCTCCGGGGAACATATCATCTCCATTCGTTCTTCTCATTTCATTTTCAATACAATAGACCGGGACAAATACCAAGTTTGTCCGGTTTATATTGACCAAACAGGAAAATTTTGGATCGCCGATAGAAAAGATCCTGTATACCCCGATCCCACCGGAAAAACGGAAACTGATTTTTTAACTGAATTTTCTACTACAAACCAAATCACAAAGTTCACATCTGGTGCGGGATTATTAGAACATGGATTTTCGGCCGCCTTTCTAGGATTACACGGTGGGCCTGGTGAAGACGGAAGGATCCAAGGATTTTTAGATACATTAGGAATTCCTCATACAGGATCTGGTGTTTTGGCCTCTGCTCTTGCTATGGACAAATATAGAGCCAATCTTTTGTTCCAAACCATGGGAATTCCCGTGGCTCCCTTTGTGGATTTGGAGAAAGGAAAATCGGATGCTAGGAAAATTGTTTTAAACTTACCATTCGAATTTCCAGTCTTCATCAAACCAACGCTTGGTGGCTCCAGTGTCAATACAGGAATGGCAAAAACGCCCGAAGAAGCAATGGTTCTTGTGGATAAAATTTTCGTTTCAGAAGATAGAGTCCTCATCCAAAAACTGATTTCGGGAACGGAAGTCTCCATTGGAGTTCTTGAAAAAAAAGAAGGGGAAAAACGAATTCCATTTGCTCTCGTTCCCACTGAGATTCGTCCCAAATCAGAGTTTTTTGATTTTGAAGCCAAATATACCAAAGGTGGAAGTGAAGAAATTACCCCAGCACCAGTGGGTGAATCGATTACTAAAAAACTCCAAGAGTATACATTGTTATGCCATGATGTACTTGGTTGCAAAGGTTACTCGCGAACCGATTTTATCATCAGCGATGGAGTGCCTTATGTTTTGGAAACCAATACACTTCCAGGAATGACCGGAACAAGCCTCATTCCCCAACAAGCAAAAGCTCTGGGGATTGAAATGAAGGAAGTTTTTACTTGGCTTCTATCGATTGCACTTTCTTAGGAAAAAAGTACATTCCCACGAGTATAGCGATAAGGCTTGCTATGGTTCCATAAAAATGGCTAGTCATATCATCACCGTAAACTTCTAAAATAAGCCAGGTGGTAATTCCCACAAATAAAGAGAAAAGGGCAGATCTTTCATCTGCCTTTTGGCTGAGTAAACCAAAAACCATGGGGATGAAAAGCGTAACAAGGGAGATCCCACCAGAATCTTCTACGAGAGCATAAATAGAAGGTTTCCCCACTGCTAGTAAAAAGGATATCCCTGCAATGATGAGAACGGATGTTCTTGACAATAGCAGTAATTTTTTATCGTTCATGTCTTTGAATGCGTATTTTAAAATGTTCTCAGACAATATAGAGGAAGGTGCAAGGATGGCACCCGATGCCGTGGATAGAATGGCAGAGATGAGCGCTGAAAAAAATAAAACTTGGATCCAAGGACTTGAAAACTTGGAAATCATTGTGGGAATGAGAAGTTGTCCTGTTTCCGAATTTAAGTCAAAATCTGGAATTAAACTTTTTGCATGGAGACCTAAAAACAAAGGGATGAGGGCAAAGAGTAAATACAAAACAGAAGAAAGGTAAGAGGCCCTGATTGCTACTTTTTCTGATTTGGCAGACATCACTCTTTGGAATATATCTTGTTGGGGTAATGATCCAAAACCAACAACCATCCAAGCTGATAAGTATAAGGTCCAAGCATGGTAATTGGATTCGGGAAAAAAATTAAAAAATCCGTCTGGTTTTTCCTGGATGCTTGACCAAATGGACTTAACACCATTTAACTCATAGATAACAAAAACAAGGCCAATGATGATGGAGATGGATTGGAAAAAATCGGTCATGGAAACAGACCACATCCCACCGAGGTAAGTATAAAAAACAACAAGACAAGCTCCAATCACAATCGCTGTGAATTGATTGATGCCAAATAGAATCTGTACCATAATTCCGAGTGCCACAAACTGGGCAGCAACCCAACCAAAATAGGAAAAGATCAAACAGATCCCTGCGATAAACTCCATCTTTTTCCCATAGCGGTTTCGATAGAAGTCACCGAAGGTAAGGATTTGCATTCGGTAGAGATACTTTGCAAAAACTAGTCCGAGTAAAAATAAACAAAGAGCACCACCAAACGGGTCTTGGATGACGGCTAAAAATCCTCCTTTGGCAAATTCCACGGAGGAACCAAGAATGGTTTCACTTCCAAACCAAGTGGCAAATAATGCAGCCGTGGAGATAGGGAGAGGTAAACTTCTACCTGCTAAGATAAAGTCTTTTGAGTTTTTGACTCTTTTTGCCGCATACACTCCAATGGCAATTGTGATGAGAAGGTAACCAACGATGAAAGCCGCTTGGAAATTCATTCTCTAAAATAAATCTTCTTCCACTGGTTTAGAAGGAGTTTCATCTTTCTTTTTTTTGACAGTTGTTTTTACAATTTCACCGCTCGGAGCTTTGGATAAAAATTCAATTTTTGCTTCCGCATCCACAAGTCTTTCGGAACAAATTTTTTTGAGTTCCATGCCTCTTTCATAGGCTTTGATGGAATCTTCTAAAGAAAGAGTTCCTCTTTCTAATTTTTCAGCAATGTCTTCTAGTTCTCGAAGTGCTTCTTCAAAACTTGTTGATTTTTTCTCTACCATGCGAATACCTATATTTTTTCTTTTACTTCAACCAGAAGTTTTCCATCAGAAAGGAAAACCTCTAAACTTTCATTTTTTTTGATTTTATGAATGGATGATATCACCTGTTTGTCCTTGTTTCGAACCACTGAATAACCACGTTGTAAAGTTCCCAGTGGAGAAAAATGGACTAATCTCTGTTCTGCGAGCGTAAATTTGTTTTGAATTCTTTCCAGGTAAGATTTCCAATTATGACTCAGTGTATCAAATTTTTGAAATTCGCTTTGTTTGCGAACCAAATAGTTTTTTCCAAGAAGGGAAATCTTCGTCACGAGTTCTTCTAAGGCCCCAGTCCTTGTTTCCAAAAGTGTTTTCGGATTTTGGAATACCGGTCGTCCCGTAATCCCGACCCATTTTTCTTTACCCAAACGAACCACAGCCTTTAGTGCCGATTTAATCCTGTCTTCCATTTCATCCAAACGAATGAGTGTGTCGGAAACATTAGGAACGGCGAGTTTTGCTGCAGCCGTCGGTGTGGGAGTTGTGGCATCGGCAGCAAGGTCAGTGAGCACTCGATCGATTTCGTGGCCTACTGCAGAGATGATAGGGATTTTGGAATTGTAATAAGCCATCACCACTGCCTCTTGGTTGAAGGCCATAAGATCTTCAAATGAACCACCACCACGTCCTGCAATGATCACATCCACTTCCCATTTGGGATCATTGATTTCTTTTATGGCTTCGATGATTGAAACTTCTGCTCCGTCTCCTTGCACAAGGCAAGGTGAAACTAAAATTTGTATGGAAGGATTGAGGTCAGTGGCAATTCGAATGATGTCTTCGACGGCCGCTCCTTTTGGTGAGGTAACAATGCCTAGGCGTTTCGGAAATTTTGGAAGAGGGCGTTTGTGGTTCACATCAAAAATTCCCTTTTCGTGAAGGGCTTTTTTTAGTTTTTCAATTTTTAAAAGGATATCTCCTTCTCCGATTTCTTCTACCTTCTGTACCGTAATGCTATAATAACCACCTGGTTCATAAACAGAGACAGAACCATAAACCAAAATCTCCATTCCATTCCGAAGGGGTGTGCCGCGATAGTTTTTGGCTTGAAAAGAAAAAAAAGCACATTTAATCACACTTGTCTGGTCTTTCAAAGAGAAATACATATGCCCTGAACTATTGGTTTGGGAATGGTTGGAGATCTCTCCCCGAATCCAAATGTTTTTAAATTCAGGAGAGTCCTGGAGTTTGGATTTGATGAGGCGATTTACCTCACTAACACTGAGAGATGAATCTACTGTTTCCATTTAGATATTTTGAAAACGAGTTTCTCTAAAAATTTTCCAAAAGTCCCAAAGGATGATGACAAGAGTTAAGGCCATAGGACCAATGATGATCCCTGCAACACCAAACTCCTGTAATCCGCCAATTAGAGAGAGAAAAATAAGAAAGGGATGTGTTTTTAGTTTTTTATCTAAAATTTTGGGTTTCACAAAGTTTTCTAAAATAAGATAACTTGCGCCGCCTGCGATCATAAAAAGAACACTGCCTGTCCAGTTTTCTTGTACGAGACCAATGTAGAGTCCAATCGGCAACCAAACCACGGAGGTTCCCACAACAGGAATGAGAGAAAAAATTGTGGCGATACTCGAAAGTAAGAACTTATTCGAAACAGAGGTAAAAAGTAACAGAACATAGATGAGGGCACCTTGTAATAAGGAGATAAAAAGATTTCCCATCATTACCGTTCGAATGGCTTCCTCAATTCGCCTTCCTAGTCTTTCCTCAATTTCTGTGGGAAAAGGTAGTAAAACAAAAAGTGCATGTTCCATTCGGCTTCCTTCTTTGTATAAAAAGAAAAGCAAAATGAAGGTAAAAAATGCATTAAAAATAATGGCACCTGGAACTTCAAAAGAACCGAGTAAAAAACCAGAAGAGTTTTTGAGTAAACTATAAATGGAATCTAAATTGAGAACATCCATATGTTGGCCCACATATTCGCGGTACATCAAAGGAAGTTTGATCCAAAAAAATTCATTTTCAGTAAAGAAGTCTGTGAGCATCGGACTGTTTAATAATAAGGAAACAATCGACTCCTCTGTGAGTTGGTTCCTAATATAACTGACTAAGTTTAAAGATTCTCTGATTAAAGTAGATAGAATTAAATAAGAGGGAATAAAAACTCCCGCGAGCATCAGGATCACCATGATATATGGTGAGAGTCCATGGAATTTGACACCCAAAACATTCTTTAGTTTTTTATGAATTTTCCTTGTTGTGAGATAAAAGAGCAACGCAAGAAAACTTGCCCAAAGGAATGGTTTGAAAACAAAAAATAAAGTAAGACAAGTGCCTATAAAAATCGCCCCAAGAAGTAGGTAGACGATTGTTTCGTTTTTATTTTTAATCCAACTCATAATTAATAACTAGAATGTTTTCTAAAATAAAAGCGAATGTAATTGGAATTGCCTCCTGTTTCTGAGACAATGATCGATAAAGATTTTTTGATAAAACCTTCGAGTAGATAAGAAACCTCTCCATTTTTTTCCGTTTTTTCTATGAGTTTCCAATCCCCTTGTGCGGCTCTTGTTTCGATTCTCTTTTGAATCGCTTGAAAACTTTCTTCTGATTCTAAAAGGAGAGAGGCTTCCTTGGTATGGATATGACTTGTTTTGAATTCGCTAGACTGAAGAAGGTTTACTTTATCAGGAAAAAATGACTGAGGGAATGCTGGCGGTGCACTGGTTGGGTATTTAGTAACCACAATATTGTCAAAGCGATAGATTTCGGTTTGGTGGATTGGTTGGCATCCCCAGAGAATCAGAAGAAAAATAGGCAAAAATCGAAGCATTACGGAAAGCAAACGGTGGAGTATCGATTCCTTCCATTCATTTTTTTAAATCTTTGTTGCCAACTGGTTTGTAGGCATTTCCTTTTCTCCTGTGCTCGATTTCCTACAGTTTGATGCTTTTTTGGCTCGGATCTTAGAGTTGCCACCGCTTGTTCTTTGGATTTTCTTTTGTTTCTCTAATTTTTTGGAGAATGTTTTTCCACCTTGGCCTGGAGATACGGTGACTGTATTTTCTGGTTTTTTATCCTCTAGTCCAGGTTCACCCCTATCTTTCATTTCTATTGTGTTCGCTACCTACTTGGGAAACTTACTCGGAGCTCTTGCGATGTATTTTTTTGGGGAAAGGTTCCTTCAGTTTCTAAAACGATCACGGTTCCCTTTTTTATCTTCCGTTTACCAAGAAGAAAACTTACACAAAACTCTAGATTGGTTTCGCAGGCATGAATTTGTAGTGGTATTGTTGTCCCGGTTTTCGGCAGGGATTCGGTTCTTTGTCTCCATCGTTGCCGGGATGTCCAAAATGAACGTTATTAAATTTATCATTTTGTATACGGTTGCTATTTCTCTTTGGTGTGGCCTCCTGCTTTTTGGTGGTTCCTTACTTGGCTCCAATTGGAACCAAATCATTGTTATGTTATCATATTATAACCAAACGATTGGAATCGTTCTCATTTGTTTATTTTTGTACTTTCTATACCAAATTTGGAAGAAAAGAAATACAAAGTTGACATGATTTCCTTATATGTTAGGGTTTTCTCGCATGAACTCTTGGGGAAATATAGCGTTTGATTTTTATACATTCGGTTCGCTCGTTGGTGTCATTTTTACTTTTTACAATGCACAATTTTTTTTAACGGTAAAAGAAAAGTCAGAAGCAACATACCGGCTAGGGATGGGAACTCTTTGGCTGGGTTTATTTCATTTTGGCTATATGATCAATTTTTCCTTTATGGGGCCGGCGGCGGCATACTTGCGTTGGCTTGTCATCATCGGGGCCATGGCAGGTGCTTCTTATCTAACGAGTTTTTTCTTAAGTTACCCTGAAGTTTACTTCCCTCGTTTGAAAAAATATCTATTTGGGATCATGAACTTTATAGTTGTGACTGTAACGGGATATTTTGTTTACATTAGCCTAACGGCTGGCAGATTATTTTTCTTTAGTGGTCACTATTGGGATTTTCCACTTCCTGTTTTTTATAAGGCGTATGCACTTATTGTATTAGTTTTTTTTGTCAGTTTTTCCCTGGTTGCCATCATACAGATTTTCAAAATGCCAAAGGAATCTCGGTTTGCCACTGCAAGCATTCTTATTGCTTTCATTTTAGTAACCATCCTTCCTGGAATCATGAATGCCCAATCCAGGGATGGTGCGATTGGACGTGGCCTGTACCAAACCATCACAGATCTTGTTTTGGTTGTTGGGTTATTTGTTGCCAATGTGGTTTATATCAATAACACAAAAGATAAAACCACAATCATTTCACGGATCATAGGAATCTCTCTTGCCTCATTTTTACTCGTATTGCAGCTTGTTGCTTATTCCGTAATCCAACAATCAGAATCTAACTATGATATGGTGCATACGGCCCGTGCAAAAAACTTCATTGCAGGACTGGAAACTGACCAAGTTCCAAGTTTTCATTATACTTACGACATAGGCCAAAAAGAATTTGTTCAAAAGAAGGGAATGGAAGAGACGGCAGTTGATCCTGCTTCCTATGAATCGGAATATTGGAATTCTTGGGCTTTGGAAACCATTCTTTCTTATAAAGGCAAATCTGATTGGAAAGAAAAAACGGAAAACCTAATACCAAAACTCCCAGAGACAAGCAGAGGTTACGCTTCTGAGATCAAAAGACTTTTGGCCTTAGAAAAGGTTTCAACTCCAGAATTATTAATCGAAGAATTAGAATCAGAAAAACGTAAAATTCTTTATACAAGAAACAAACTCCGAGAGATTCCTGAAAAGAATTTTTCTGACGGAGCATTGTCCCTTGTTTCCAAAACAGAAGGCCCACTTTCTGGTTTTTATGGCGCGGCACGATCTGTACTAGAAACCTCAATTTCCGAAGCTAAAAAAGCAGAAGTCCTCGACCAAATGTTTTCTCCTATGCCAAACCATGGCGATAGAAATTACAGAGGTCGCGTTAAATTTGCAGAAAACAATCCTGAATATTCGTTTTACGTCAGTTATTTGGTAGTTGATAAAACAAAAGGACTCATCCATGAAGTGGGTTATCCCTATTTAGATTATCGCGAGTTTCAAGAGGAAGTCACTTTACCTTGGATCATCGGTGTGTTGTCCCTAGCAGTTCTTGTGATTTTTGGATACCGTTTGTTTTTCCTAATCGCTCTTCTCAGACCTATTGAACAAATCATTGAAGGGTTAACAGAGGTAAACTCTGGAAACTTAGAACATAGACTGACAGTTCATGTGGAAGATGATATTGGATTTATGGCACGTTCCTTCAACCGAATGGTGCGTTCGATCCAAGCGGCTCGTAAAAAATTAGAACAATATGCAGATCAATTGGAAGTAAAGGTACAAGAACGCACTAAAGAATTAGAAAACTCCTTAAAAGAAGTGCAATCCCTCAAACACCAACAAGATGGGGATTATTTTTTAACGTCACTTCTTTTGCAGCCATTTAACGCTAATAATGCGAATCATGACAATGTCCAAGTGGACTTTTTATTAGAACAAAAGAAAAAATTTACATTCCGCCAATATGAAAAAGAAATTGGTGGAGATTTGAATATCGCCAACCAAATTTTTCTAAACAACCGTTCTTACACTGTGTTTTTAAATGCGGATGCTATGGGTAAGTCCATGCAGGGCGCTGGTGGAGCACTGGTTCTTGGATCTGTTTTTGAGTCCATCATCACAAGAACACAGCTCTTAAGTGAAGCGAGGAACACCTATCCGGAACGTTGGATCAAAAATACCTTTTTAGAACTACATAAAATTTTTGAAGGTTTTGATGGTTCCATGTTAGTTTCGTTAGTGCTTGGGCTTATTGATAATGAAACTGGTTTGTTGTATTTTATCAATGCCGAACATCCTTGGATGGTTTTGTACCGAGATGGAATTGCGAGTTTTATCGAAAACGAACTGATGTTTCGAAAATTAGGAACTTCAGGAGTCCAAGGAAATTTATACATCAAAACCTTTCAATTGGAAGCGGGTGACGTTTTACTTGCCGGATCGGATGGGCGGGATGATTTACTCATTTCCCACACGGAAGATGGGAAACGTGTGATTAACGAAGATGAAAGATTATTCCTTCGAGTGGTAGAATCAGGAAGAGGAGAACTAGACGGAATTTATGAAGAACTTCGAAAGTATGGAAGTTTGACAGATGATTTATCAATTTTACGAGTTTCCTTTATTGAAGAAAAAGAACGTTATAAAATCGAAAAAGAAAGGCTAAAAGAAATCCAATCGCTTTTACACAAAGCAAAAGAAGCGAGCGAATCTGCGGATCTCCAAGAAGCAGTTTCGTATTTGGAACAGGCGAATTCTTTGGAAGAGAACATTCCGGAGATCAAAAAGAAATTCATCCAACTCTATTTGAAACTCAAAGACTATGGGAATGCCAAAAAAATGGCCAAAGACTATAGTTTGTTAAAACCGATGGATACGGAGATTATGTACATCACTGCTTTTTGTGCGAGAAAAGTGGCTGATATCAAAACAGCCATTGATTTTGGGGAAAGGGTGCGCCTTCGTGATCCAAACCATGTCAAAAACTTGATCAATTTGGGCCAGACCTACCTGGCAGATAAAAACTTGTCCCGGGCAGAGAACATTCTCAGTTCGGCCTTGGAGCTCGACCCAGAAAATCCTAGTTTACAAAGGCTTCTTGACCACATCCGCAAAAAACAAAACAAACAAGATGTCGTAAATTAGAGTCTAAGGTCTACATTGAATGAAACGTTTGCGATAAAAATTTCCGATACTTTTCGGGACTTTACAAAGGAAGAATGGAATCTGTTAGTCCCCCCAGATTCCGTTTTTCAGGAATATGAATTCCTATCCGGTTTGGAAAATACAGGTTGTATTGGGAATTCAGATTGGATTCCAGTTTTAACTTCCGCTAGGCGAGATGGGGTTTTGGTGGGAGTCCTTCCCGCTTACCTTCGGAGTGATTCCTATGGTGAGTATATTTTTGATTTCCAATGGGCCAATGCCTTCCACCGCGCAGGGATTCCGTATTATCCAAAACTAACGGTAGCTGTGCCGTTCACACCTGTGACAGGGGCTCGGGTTTTACTCCATCCTGATTTAAAACCAGAAGAAAAAGATTCCCTGGTTTCCTTACTTTTACAAACCCTTTTAGAATTTGGAAAAGAAAAAGAAACTTCTTCCGTTCATATTTTATTTTGCAAAGAGGATGAACAAAGTTTGGGGATTCAGAATTCATTTGCTCCTAGACTTTCTCACCAATACCACTGGTTTAACAAAGGTTTTGCGAATTTTGATGAATTTTTGTCCATCCTTGTCAAAGACCGGAGAAAAACCATCCGCCAGGAAAGAAGGAAAATTTCCGAGTCGGGCCTTACCATCCAAACCCTTACCGGTGACGAGATCACCGAAGACCACGCCCATATCTTTTATCAGTTTTATCAAGACACCCATTCTAAAAAATGGGGGCAACCTTATTTGAATCGGAAATTCTTTTTGGAAATGCATCAGAACTTTCGCCATCGTTTGGTTCTGGTTTTGGCAAGTGACCCTTCAGGGAAACCTGTAGGTGGGAGTTGGAATACTTTCCGAGATGGGTTTTTATTTGGAAGATACTGGGGAGCCTTGGAACATGTCCCCAACTTACATTTTGAATGTTGTTATTACCGATTGATTGATTTTGCAATTGAGCGTAAAATGGAACGAGTGGAAGCAGGTGCCCAAGGGGAACATAAATTCCTAAGGGGTTATGAAGCCGTTCCCATGTATAGTTTACATCATATTTACAATGAACAGGGCAGAGCGGCCATTGAGTCCTATTTGGAACGAGAGATTGTGATGGAAAGGGAAAATATTTCCGCTTATAATTCTCAGTCTCCTATCAAATCGCTCCGGGAGGGATAATGTCAGATCCAAAAAGAAAATCATATACAGATATGAATGTGGAACTTCTCGAAAGAGAAAAACAGAAAAAGAAACTTAAAAAACCGGATCGGTATAAGGTGATTCTGATCAATGATGATTACACTCCTCAGGAATTTGTAGTCTATGTACTAGCTAATGTTTTTAGGAAATCAATGGAAGAATCTCGTCAAATTATGTGGAAGGCGCATACTTCTGGATCAGCCGTTTGTGGGGTATATTCTTTGGACATTGCGAGAACAAAAGTAGCAGAAGTGCATAAACTTGCGGACGATGCAGGTCATCCATTACAATGTCAATTGGCAAAAGAGGAGGACGAATGAACCTTTCCCTAGACTTAGAAAATACCTTAGAACTTGCCGGTAAAGAAGCAAGTAAATACCATCATGAATTTATCACCTTGGAACATTTGTTATATGGTCTTACTTATAACGAAAAAACAAAAGAAGTCCTTATCAATGTCGGATGTGATTTGGATTTACTCAGAAAGGAACTGACTGAATATTTTGAGGAAGATCTTTCTACCATTGCCGTTCCCGATTTAAAAATCCAACCACGTTATACCGTGGGTGTCCAGTTTGTGATTCAGTTTGCCGCCTTTCATGTCCAAAATTCTGGTAAGGAAGAAGTGGATGGAAACAATGTGCTTGTGGCCCTCTTCAGAGAAGAAGATAGCCAAGCTTATTATCTACTCGCCAAACAAGAAGTAAACCGTCTAGACGTAATCAAATACATGTCTCACGGAATCAAAAAAGAAACGGAATCCGAAGAACCGAATTTTACGGAAGAAGCAGATCCAGAAGAAGGGGAAGGAAACTCTCGTAAATCCGCACTTGAAAAATTTTGTGTCAACCTTACCGAAAGAGCAAGGTTAGGGAAATTAGATCCTTGTATTGGCCGGGAAGTTGAAATTGAAAGAACCATTCATATCCTATCTCGTCGTCGTAAAAATAATCCTATTTTTGTGGGAGAGGCAGGGGTCGGAAAAACTTCCATTGTGGAAGGAATTGCCGAAAGAGTTGTTAAGGGACTCGTTCCAAAAAGTTTACTAGGTTTAGAAATTTATTCTTTGGATATGGGTCTTGTGATGGCGGGAACCAAATTCCGTGGTGAATTTGAGGAACGTTTGAAGGCCATCTTACAAGAAGTAGTTGGGAAACCTGAACGAATCATCTTTGTCGACGAAATCCATACCATTGTGGGAGCTGGCGCTGTTTCTGGTGGGAGTTTGGATGCTTCCAATTTAATGAAACCAGCCCTTGCCAATGGAGAATTAAAATGTATTGGAACAACCACTTACAAAGAGTATAAATCGATTTTTGAAAAAGATCATGCTTTATCTCGTAGGTTCCAAAAGATTGAAGTTGCAGAACCTTCCAGAGAAGATGCGATCGAAATCTTGAAAGGACTCAAACCCAAATACGAATCCTTCCACGGTGTGACTTACAGTGCCAAAGCCATCGAAGCTTGTGTGGATTTATCTAGTTTACATCTCAGAGACCGTTTTTTACCGGACAAAGCCATAGATTTGATGGACGAATCCGGCGCCTTTGTAAAGTTACGCGACGAGAAAAAAGAAAAGGCCAAAAAACAAGTAGGGATTTTGGAAATCGAATCTCTTGTTGCTAAAATTGCCAAAATCCCCGAAAAAACGGTAAAGGCAGATGATAAAAAGAAATTAGAAAATTTAGATTCTGAAATCAAATCCATTGTTTTTGGACAAGATCATGCCATCGAACAAGTAGTAGATGCCATCCATTATTCCCGCTCAGGCCTCAGTGATGAAGGAAAACCAATTGGTAGTTTTCTTTTTGTAGGGCCTACGGGTGTGGGTAAAACGGAAGTGGCAAAAACCTTAGCGGAAAAGATGGGAGTGGAATTTCTTAGGTTTGATATGAGTGAATACATGGAAAAACATTCCGTATCAAGACTCATTGGAAGTCCGCCGGGTTATGTGGGTTATGACCAAGGGGGGCAACTCACAGATGCCATTGCCAAAAACCCACATTCTGTTTTGTTATTCGATGAAATCGAAAAAGCACACGAAGATATATACAATATCCTTTTGCAAGTGATGGATCATGCCACACTTACCGATAGCACAGGGAAAAAAGCTGATTTTCGTAATGTGATTTTGATTCTAACGACGAATACGGGAGCTCAGGAAAGTTCGAAACCACTTCTAGGTTTTGATACTGACAGGTATGATGACCGGTCAATGAAGGCAATTGAGAGGACATTCACTCCCGAATTTCGCAACCGACTGACTGCTGTTGTGGAATTTGGTGCCCTATCGATTCAGGTTGTGGAGTTAGTTGTCAAACGAATGTTCCGCACTTTGCAGGCCAAAGCCAATGAAAAAGGAATCCATTTGGAATTGTCTGAAAAAGCAGTTAGGCATTTGGCAGAGACTGGTTATGACAAAGCCATGGGAGCAAGGCCCATCCAAAGAATACTCAATTCAGAAATAGGAAAACCTCTTTCTAAAAAGATCTTATTCCAAAAAGACAAAGGCACCAA of the Leptospira kanakyensis genome contains:
- a CDS encoding D-alanine--D-alanine ligase, whose protein sequence is MIQTKIALLFGGISGEHIISIRSSHFIFNTIDRDKYQVCPVYIDQTGKFWIADRKDPVYPDPTGKTETDFLTEFSTTNQITKFTSGAGLLEHGFSAAFLGLHGGPGEDGRIQGFLDTLGIPHTGSGVLASALAMDKYRANLLFQTMGIPVAPFVDLEKGKSDARKIVLNLPFEFPVFIKPTLGGSSVNTGMAKTPEEAMVLVDKIFVSEDRVLIQKLISGTEVSIGVLEKKEGEKRIPFALVPTEIRPKSEFFDFEAKYTKGGSEEITPAPVGESITKKLQEYTLLCHDVLGCKGYSRTDFIISDGVPYVLETNTLPGMTGTSLIPQQAKALGIEMKEVFTWLLSIALS
- a CDS encoding sodium:solute symporter family protein; this translates as MNFQAAFIVGYLLITIAIGVYAAKRVKNSKDFILAGRSLPLPISTAALFATWFGSETILGSSVEFAKGGFLAVIQDPFGGALCLFLLGLVFAKYLYRMQILTFGDFYRNRYGKKMEFIAGICLIFSYFGWVAAQFVALGIMVQILFGINQFTAIVIGACLVVFYTYLGGMWSVSMTDFFQSISIIIGLVFVIYELNGVKSIWSSIQEKPDGFFNFFPESNYHAWTLYLSAWMVVGFGSLPQQDIFQRVMSAKSEKVAIRASYLSSVLYLLFALIPLFLGLHAKSLIPDFDLNSETGQLLIPTMISKFSSPWIQVLFFSALISAILSTASGAILAPSSILSENILKYAFKDMNDKKLLLLSRTSVLIIAGISFLLAVGKPSIYALVEDSGGISLVTLFIPMVFGLLSQKADERSALFSLFVGITTWLILEVYGDDMTSHFYGTIASLIAILVGMYFFPKKVQSIEAK
- a CDS encoding exodeoxyribonuclease VII small subunit, with protein sequence MVEKKSTSFEEALRELEDIAEKLERGTLSLEDSIKAYERGMELKKICSERLVDAEAKIEFLSKAPSGEIVKTTVKKKKDETPSKPVEEDLF
- the xseA gene encoding exodeoxyribonuclease VII large subunit; its protein translation is METVDSSLSVSEVNRLIKSKLQDSPEFKNIWIRGEISNHSQTNSSGHMYFSLKDQTSVIKCAFFSFQAKNYRGTPLRNGMEILVYGSVSVYEPGGYYSITVQKVEEIGEGDILLKIEKLKKALHEKGIFDVNHKRPLPKFPKRLGIVTSPKGAAVEDIIRIATDLNPSIQILVSPCLVQGDGAEVSIIEAIKEINDPKWEVDVIIAGRGGGSFEDLMAFNQEAVVMAYYNSKIPIISAVGHEIDRVLTDLAADATTPTPTAAAKLAVPNVSDTLIRLDEMEDRIKSALKAVVRLGKEKWVGITGRPVFQNPKTLLETRTGALEELVTKISLLGKNYLVRKQSEFQKFDTLSHNWKSYLERIQNKFTLAEQRLVHFSPLGTLQRGYSVVRNKDKQVISSIHKIKKNESLEVFLSDGKLLVEVKEKI
- a CDS encoding AI-2E family transporter, with the protein product MSWIKNKNETIVYLLLGAIFIGTCLTLFFVFKPFLWASFLALLFYLTTRKIHKKLKNVLGVKFHGLSPYIMVILMLAGVFIPSYLILSTLIRESLNLVSYIRNQLTEESIVSLLLNSPMLTDFFTENEFFWIKLPLMYREYVGQHMDVLNLDSIYSLLKNSSGFLLGSFEVPGAIIFNAFFTFILLFFLYKEGSRMEHALFVLLPFPTEIEERLGRRIEEAIRTVMMGNLFISLLQGALIYVLLLFTSVSNKFLLSSIATIFSLIPVVGTSVVWLPIGLYIGLVQENWTGSVLFMIAGGASYLILENFVKPKILDKKLKTHPFLIFLSLIGGLQEFGVAGIIIGPMALTLVIILWDFWKIFRETRFQNI